A window from Leptothermofonsia sichuanensis E412 encodes these proteins:
- a CDS encoding ABC transporter ATP-binding protein, with protein MSQPVILQLEGVTKCFSPQTPAAVNHITLKLHQGDILGLLGPSGCGKTTLLRLIAGFEHPQSGIIRLNGQTVAGGGYWLPPERRDVGMVFQDYALFPHLTVAGNVAFGLKNRRQFRRFSPQQVRQRVGEVIALVGLQGLENRYPHEISGGQQQRVALARALAPQPALILLDEPLSNLDVQVRLRLRQQIRDILKRTGTSALFVTHDQEEALSICDQVAVIHQGQLEQLGSPETIYQKPASRFVAEFVTQANFLPAHWNGQAWETEVGCFAGKGIEGTAPEGPGNGHGSGANSPRTAAKPSLADLMIRQEDCFLEPDEAGVMVVRDRQFLGREHRYCVVNPSGLELHARSTTENPLPIGTRVKLSVLDSALRVFPADAYTPTKSSSSSTLSGAELR; from the coding sequence ATGAGTCAGCCTGTTATTCTGCAACTGGAGGGCGTCACCAAATGCTTTTCGCCTCAGACGCCTGCTGCTGTCAACCACATTACCTTAAAGCTCCACCAGGGAGATATTCTGGGGCTTTTGGGTCCTTCTGGTTGCGGCAAGACAACCCTGCTTCGGTTAATTGCGGGATTTGAGCACCCCCAGTCCGGGATCATTCGGCTGAACGGACAAACCGTTGCCGGCGGTGGATACTGGTTGCCGCCAGAGCGCCGGGACGTGGGGATGGTATTTCAAGACTATGCCCTGTTTCCCCACCTGACGGTAGCTGGCAATGTTGCCTTTGGTCTGAAAAATCGACGCCAGTTTCGCCGGTTCTCTCCCCAGCAGGTGAGGCAGCGGGTGGGAGAGGTAATCGCTCTGGTGGGGCTACAGGGGCTGGAAAACCGCTACCCCCATGAGATCTCTGGTGGACAACAGCAACGGGTTGCCCTTGCCCGTGCCCTTGCCCCCCAACCAGCCCTGATTTTACTGGATGAACCCTTAAGCAATCTGGATGTCCAGGTCCGGTTGCGACTGCGCCAGCAAATTCGTGACATCCTCAAGCGGACCGGAACCTCTGCCCTGTTCGTCACCCATGACCAGGAAGAAGCCCTTTCCATCTGCGATCAGGTCGCTGTCATCCACCAGGGACAACTGGAGCAATTGGGTTCCCCAGAGACGATTTACCAGAAACCAGCCTCTCGATTTGTGGCAGAATTTGTGACCCAGGCAAATTTTCTACCGGCCCACTGGAATGGGCAGGCATGGGAGACCGAGGTGGGCTGTTTTGCAGGCAAAGGCATTGAGGGAACGGCCCCTGAGGGGCCAGGGAATGGTCACGGTTCAGGGGCAAACTCCCCCAGGACAGCGGCGAAACCATCCCTGGCTGATTTGATGATCCGGCAGGAAGATTGTTTCCTGGAGCCGGATGAAGCCGGGGTGATGGTGGTGCGCGATCGCCAGTTCCTGGGACGGGAGCATCGCTATTGTGTGGTAAATCCCTCTGGGCTGGAACTTCATGCCCGCAGTACCACGGAAAATCCCCTGCCCATTGGTACTCGCGTCAAACTCTCAGTGCTGGACTCCGCTTTGAGAGTGTTTCCAGCCGATGCTTACACTCCAACTAAATCTTCCAGTTCCTCGACACTCAGTGGCGCGGAGTTGAGATAG
- a CDS encoding helicase C-terminal domain-containing protein: MVDEGLKSVIEVEVHQQLRAYLREQGKPYWSHHLTMARLVARALRLGRSALMQTDSLSRYQGRYRLSYLVSVLMWQGPVVLVATEAVQQRLLMVEIPQLRQWIQSCKPIQTGDRFPDPSFQGLLLTTPASWLSDRLFGHGRFPEGIPTILDGVDDLEGWTCEQLATPIQPGDWDELMLACPGHTESIRDARVQLTKTIFERPANPYECFLLEPYERQILEALFQTLQIPSLSSPVPTSPALLTPAPLLPHSWQRFYQSLQSETSLLWADIARRQGQFSLTAGPVEVASALAPIWLKQPMVLIGGALDLDAEATVYRQRLGLADLTCLKFASDRQDELIHLYLPDKLPMPNTPEFQSALIREMHTLLRVSFSAQGLTVLIVGDVPLKAQVGSILASEFGSRVQVERTCLDDNGVLVTGWEFWQQHQSVLPAPQLLAIATLPIPSLENPLIAGRVAHYKQQRQDWFRLYLLPEALSKLQQAIAPVRENQGIVALLDSRVVHRNYGNQVLTALNPLARLSYLDASLFTQSDCSLLE, translated from the coding sequence TTGGTAGACGAGGGTCTGAAATCTGTGATTGAGGTAGAAGTCCACCAGCAATTACGTGCTTACCTGCGCGAGCAGGGCAAGCCCTACTGGTCGCATCACCTGACGATGGCGCGTCTGGTAGCACGGGCGCTTAGACTGGGGCGGAGCGCTTTGATGCAAACAGATTCGCTCTCTCGCTACCAGGGGCGTTATCGGTTGAGCTATCTGGTGTCGGTTCTGATGTGGCAGGGACCTGTGGTACTGGTAGCAACTGAAGCGGTACAACAGCGGTTGCTGATGGTAGAGATTCCCCAGTTACGCCAGTGGATTCAATCCTGTAAGCCGATTCAAACGGGCGATCGCTTCCCCGATCCCAGCTTTCAGGGATTGCTGCTGACAACGCCTGCAAGCTGGTTGAGCGATCGCCTGTTTGGCCACGGGCGTTTCCCGGAGGGAATTCCTACGATTCTGGATGGGGTTGACGATCTGGAAGGCTGGACCTGTGAACAACTGGCTACCCCCATCCAGCCGGGTGATTGGGATGAACTAATGCTTGCCTGCCCCGGTCACACGGAATCGATTCGAGACGCCCGTGTGCAGTTGACCAAAACCATCTTTGAGCGTCCTGCCAATCCCTACGAGTGTTTTCTCCTGGAACCTTACGAGCGCCAGATTTTAGAGGCGCTGTTTCAGACGCTGCAAATCCCTTCCCTATCTTCCCCGGTTCCGACTTCCCCGGCGCTTCTGACGCCTGCCCCCCTGCTCCCCCACTCCTGGCAGCGCTTCTATCAATCCCTCCAGTCCGAAACATCCCTGCTCTGGGCTGATATTGCTCGACGGCAGGGGCAGTTTTCCCTCACCGCTGGTCCAGTGGAGGTGGCGTCTGCCCTGGCTCCCATATGGTTAAAACAGCCGATGGTGTTGATTGGGGGCGCACTTGATCTGGATGCAGAGGCAACGGTTTACCGGCAACGGCTGGGACTCGCCGATCTTACCTGCCTCAAGTTTGCCAGCGATCGCCAGGACGAGCTGATCCATCTTTACTTGCCCGATAAACTGCCCATGCCCAATACACCGGAGTTTCAGTCCGCGTTGATCCGGGAAATGCATACGCTGTTGAGGGTTAGTTTTAGCGCCCAGGGCTTGACGGTTCTGATTGTGGGAGATGTTCCCCTGAAGGCACAGGTCGGCTCGATTCTGGCCTCTGAATTTGGCTCACGGGTTCAGGTCGAGCGCACCTGCCTGGATGACAATGGGGTTCTGGTGACCGGCTGGGAGTTCTGGCAACAGCATCAGAGTGTGCTGCCTGCGCCTCAATTGCTGGCGATCGCTACCCTGCCTATCCCCTCCCTGGAAAATCCGCTGATTGCCGGGCGAGTTGCCCACTACAAGCAACAGCGGCAGGACTGGTTTCGCCTTTACCTGCTACCAGAGGCGTTGAGTAAGTTGCAGCAGGCGATCGCCCCGGTGCGAGAAAACCAGGGGATTGTTGCCCTGCTCGACAGCCGTGTTGTTCACCGCAACTATGGTAACCAGGTGCTAACGGCACTCAATCCTCTGGCTCGCCTCAGTTATCTGGATGCCAGTTTGTTTACCCAATCAGACTGCTCCCTGCTGGAATGA
- a CDS encoding pentapeptide repeat-containing protein → MKADEFLSKYAAGEREFSGAVLTEVNLSGANLSTSNLSGANLSVANLSGANLSGANLTKAKLNVARLSGANLGKANLGQAILNVANLTLADLSGAEMGQASLVRAELSRADLSGANLCRANFSGADLKDAKLRHVNLTHANLSRADLKWSTFTAANLSQANLHGTDLSSADFSGADLSNAELRQANMSRANLRGANLIGANLRWADLSGADLSGADLSGARLSGANLTGANLSNATLLGTTLVHVDLTRANLIGVDWAGADLSGATLTGAKLYATPRYGIKTEGLICDWVDLSPNGDQSKIYRLGEDTSRPFFRETAPAVRITVDAMLNHDAHHALALSYRQIAQHYQIPFNSPSIQVGRRRTSLTFELETDYELFLLSYIAVLPFKDAASIQKVAIALIKLTQSPEVISNLENSSQIQPLNASVNQVLARSDKLTLSENSLNTLGKIQFFQAPTKTTLVNSSNRTLTIYSHPLFGKRVADQVDPINAPIFSQPEHSPELPSLSTLVDFIQGFH, encoded by the coding sequence ATGAAAGCTGATGAATTTCTGAGCAAATATGCAGCGGGCGAACGAGAGTTCTCCGGAGCCGTCTTAACAGAGGTTAACCTGAGTGGAGCTAACTTGAGTACAAGTAATCTCAGTGGAGCAAACCTGAGTGTGGCAAATCTGAGTGGGGCGAATCTGAGCGGAGCAAATCTGACCAAAGCCAAGCTCAATGTTGCCAGGCTCAGCGGAGCAAATCTGGGTAAGGCTAACCTTGGTCAGGCGATTCTCAATGTTGCCAACCTGACCCTGGCAGACTTGAGTGGGGCTGAAATGGGTCAGGCATCTCTTGTCCGCGCGGAATTGAGTCGGGCGGATTTGAGTGGAGCCAACCTGTGCCGGGCCAATTTCAGTGGAGCAGACCTGAAAGACGCGAAGTTGCGGCATGTCAATCTGACCCATGCCAATCTCAGTCGGGCAGACCTGAAGTGGTCCACCTTTACGGCTGCCAACCTTTCCCAGGCAAACCTGCATGGCACAGACCTCAGTAGTGCCGACTTCAGTGGAGCCGATCTCAGCAATGCCGAACTGCGGCAGGCAAACATGAGCCGGGCAAATCTGCGGGGGGCGAATTTGATTGGGGCAAATCTGCGCTGGGCGGACCTGAGCGGGGCAGACTTGAGTGGGGCAGACCTGAGTGGGGCGCGGTTAAGTGGGGCAAACCTGACGGGGGCCAACTTGAGCAACGCCACCCTGCTGGGTACAACCCTGGTTCATGTAGACCTGACCCGTGCCAATTTGATTGGGGTGGACTGGGCAGGCGCGGATCTGAGCGGAGCGACCCTGACGGGGGCAAAACTGTATGCGACTCCCCGCTATGGAATTAAAACAGAGGGGCTGATTTGTGACTGGGTTGATCTCAGCCCCAACGGCGACCAGAGCAAAATCTATCGACTGGGGGAGGATACCAGCAGACCCTTCTTTCGGGAAACCGCCCCCGCCGTCCGGATTACAGTTGACGCCATGCTGAATCATGATGCTCACCATGCGCTGGCCCTCAGCTACCGCCAGATTGCTCAGCACTACCAGATACCCTTTAACTCTCCTAGTATTCAGGTTGGTCGCCGCCGAACCAGCCTTACCTTTGAGCTGGAAACTGACTACGAGTTATTTTTGCTATCCTATATCGCTGTTCTGCCATTTAAGGATGCTGCCAGCATCCAGAAGGTTGCGATCGCCCTGATCAAATTAACCCAATCTCCAGAAGTCATCAGCAACCTTGAAAATTCCAGCCAGATCCAGCCGTTGAATGCCAGTGTCAACCAGGTATTAGCCCGATCTGACAAACTGACTCTATCCGAAAACTCTCTTAATACCCTTGGAAAGATCCAATTCTTTCAGGCTCCGACCAAAACAACGCTGGTCAATTCCAGCAACCGGACATTGACCATTTACAGTCATCCCCTGTTTGGCAAAAGAGTGGCTGACCAGGTAGACCCCATCAATGCTCCCATATTCAGCCAGCCAGAGCATTCTCCAGAATTACCATCCCTATCAACCCTGGTTGATTTCATTCAGGGGTTTCATTAG